In a genomic window of Litoribacterium kuwaitense:
- a CDS encoding GntR family transcriptional regulator, with protein sequence MTKKLTANGEALYLQIQRILIQRIQDKVWLPNTLIPTEQELMDEFEVSRTTIRQAIAMLVQLGLLEKKQGRGTVVKPQKLVGNLGQLKGFAEEVLEKGKTPRSRVIRAEFKDLLYPEKDILSVAEDKEVFLIERIRFADETPIAFERTCWPQEIGNVLASYDLNEAQYYPILEENGYYLKSAHEKISAINATVVEADYLGIRPGEALLEMTRLSYGLDGHPMEYTRTKYRSDQYHYDIELER encoded by the coding sequence TTGACAAAAAAACTTACAGCGAATGGTGAAGCGCTATATTTGCAAATTCAACGCATTTTAATTCAACGGATTCAAGATAAGGTATGGTTGCCCAATACACTGATTCCGACCGAACAAGAATTGATGGATGAATTTGAGGTCAGTCGAACGACGATTCGACAAGCCATTGCAATGCTTGTGCAACTCGGCCTACTAGAGAAAAAACAAGGTCGTGGGACGGTCGTCAAACCCCAAAAACTTGTCGGAAATCTAGGTCAGCTGAAAGGTTTTGCGGAAGAGGTGCTCGAGAAAGGAAAGACGCCAAGGTCTCGTGTGATACGGGCCGAATTTAAAGACTTGTTGTACCCAGAAAAAGATATCCTCTCTGTTGCTGAAGACAAAGAAGTTTTTCTAATTGAACGTATTCGTTTTGCCGATGAGACACCCATTGCTTTTGAGCGAACATGTTGGCCTCAAGAAATCGGGAACGTCTTAGCGTCGTATGATTTAAATGAAGCGCAATATTACCCAATTTTAGAAGAGAATGGGTATTACTTAAAAAGCGCACATGAAAAAATCTCTGCCATAAACGCCACAGTGGTAGAAGCAGATTACCTGGGAATTCGGCCAGGAGAAGCTTTGCTAGAAATGACTCGCTTAAGCTATGGATTAGATGGTCATCCTATGGAATACACGCGAACGAAGTATCGAAGCGACCAATATCATTATGATATCGAACTAGAAAGGTGA
- a CDS encoding class II fructose-bisphosphate aldolase: MDGKTMLAHAYEHQYGIGAFSAQNAEMIKGIIEAAEEEQSPVMIQIGQKAINHLGLLPLKEMVAQLARDATIPIAVHLDHSRSYQQAMQAIQANFQSVMFDGSALPFNENAYWTRQVVMAGHALGIGVEGEIGKIGGTEDDISISDSEATITKTEEAMKFVEETNVDYLAVSIGTAHGLYTAEPHIRMTRLKEIVAAVNRPIVLHGGSGVPDVQVQEAIKNGVAKINVDTELRKAFSSGMQHAWHDQADNYVVADVLQQGIDEMKKVVKQKIRVFGSQKQIST, from the coding sequence ATGGATGGAAAAACCATGTTGGCACACGCGTACGAACATCAATATGGCATTGGTGCCTTTAGTGCTCAAAATGCAGAGATGATTAAAGGCATTATTGAGGCGGCAGAGGAGGAGCAATCTCCGGTGATGATTCAGATTGGTCAAAAAGCGATCAATCATTTAGGGTTGTTACCGCTCAAAGAAATGGTGGCCCAGCTCGCTCGGGATGCCACTATTCCAATAGCGGTTCATTTAGATCATAGCCGGAGTTATCAACAAGCGATGCAAGCAATTCAAGCCAATTTTCAATCTGTAATGTTTGATGGATCGGCACTACCATTCAATGAAAATGCTTATTGGACACGTCAAGTGGTGATGGCTGGACACGCCCTTGGGATTGGTGTTGAAGGGGAAATTGGAAAAATCGGTGGGACAGAGGATGATATTAGCATCAGCGATAGTGAAGCAACGATTACAAAAACTGAGGAAGCTATGAAATTTGTTGAGGAAACAAATGTAGATTATCTAGCAGTGTCTATAGGAACAGCTCATGGCCTTTATACCGCAGAACCGCACATTCGTATGACAAGGCTGAAAGAAATCGTAGCAGCAGTCAATCGACCTATCGTACTGCACGGCGGTTCAGGTGTACCGGATGTACAAGTGCAGGAAGCCATTAAGAATGGTGTTGCTAAGATTAATGTGGATACTGAACTTCGTAAAGCTTTCTCATCAGGGATGCAACATGCGTGGCACGATCAAGCGGACAATTATGTCGTTGCAGATGTTTTGCAGCAAGGAATAGACGAAATGAAGAAAGTCGTCAAACAAAAGATTCGCGTGTTTGGCAGCCAAAAACAGATAAGTACGTAA
- a CDS encoding aldehyde dehydrogenase family protein gives MNLRKYGLLINGQEIVKTYFLPVQQKYTGNLLAEVSVAEKDDVDRAVDASMEGQNLVLPPYQRYQILHSAASLLRERKEDLAHLMTDEVGKPIIEARTEVERAAMTLEISAEEAKRIQGQGIPVEASPGAEERRAFTIKVPVGVVAAITPFNVPLNLACHKIGPALAAGNSVIVKPAEKTPLSTIYLANLLLEAGLPHQRLHVLTGHGPDIGRWLTDNPNVHMFTFTGSPRVGEQLRKQAGLRKVALELGNNSATIVHKDADIREAAKLVSMRSFNSAGQVCISVQRVFVHADVYNEFLEQVVDHTKQLHVGDPHLEDTQVGPMISESEAQRVEAWVNEAVADGAKLETGGLREGAIYHPTILTNVTETMKVCKDEVFGPVVTMDTYEDADDVFERVNRSQYGLQAGVFSMNMRFCLGAAEKLNVGGVIINDTSAFRVDAMPYGGVKKSGTGKEGPRYAMEDMMTERLVVLR, from the coding sequence ATGAATTTGCGGAAATATGGACTACTGATTAATGGACAGGAAATTGTAAAAACATACTTTTTGCCTGTACAGCAAAAATATACTGGCAACTTATTGGCTGAAGTGTCTGTCGCAGAGAAAGATGATGTGGATCGAGCAGTTGACGCGAGTATGGAAGGTCAAAACCTTGTCTTGCCCCCATATCAACGCTATCAAATCCTACATTCAGCTGCTTCTTTGCTTCGGGAACGTAAGGAAGATTTAGCGCATCTTATGACCGACGAGGTAGGAAAGCCTATTATAGAAGCAAGGACAGAAGTTGAGAGGGCAGCCATGACGTTGGAGATATCGGCTGAAGAGGCGAAGCGTATTCAAGGGCAGGGGATTCCTGTGGAAGCATCACCTGGGGCTGAAGAGCGACGCGCTTTTACGATCAAAGTGCCAGTTGGTGTTGTTGCGGCGATTACACCATTTAATGTGCCGCTAAATTTGGCTTGTCATAAAATTGGGCCTGCGCTGGCGGCTGGAAATAGTGTGATTGTAAAGCCGGCGGAAAAAACGCCGCTGTCTACCATTTATTTAGCGAATCTGTTGCTTGAAGCAGGTCTTCCTCATCAAAGGTTGCATGTTCTTACTGGGCATGGGCCGGACATTGGTCGTTGGTTGACTGACAATCCGAATGTTCACATGTTTACGTTTACCGGTAGTCCACGTGTTGGAGAACAGCTTCGTAAACAGGCAGGGTTACGCAAAGTTGCCCTAGAGCTCGGAAATAATTCAGCGACGATCGTTCATAAAGATGCAGATATACGAGAGGCCGCAAAGCTTGTGTCCATGAGAAGTTTTAACTCTGCGGGGCAAGTATGTATCTCTGTTCAAAGGGTCTTTGTCCATGCAGACGTGTATAACGAGTTTTTAGAACAGGTCGTGGATCATACAAAACAATTGCATGTTGGCGATCCGCACCTTGAAGACACCCAGGTTGGGCCCATGATTTCTGAAAGTGAAGCTCAGCGTGTAGAGGCATGGGTGAATGAGGCGGTAGCTGACGGGGCAAAGTTAGAAACAGGTGGGCTTCGTGAGGGTGCAATATATCACCCAACGATACTGACAAACGTCACCGAGACAATGAAAGTATGTAAAGATGAAGTGTTTGGGCCAGTAGTGACAATGGATACGTATGAGGACGCAGATGATGTCTTTGAGCGTGTCAATCGTTCACAGTATGGCTTGCAGGCAGGTGTTTTTTCTATGAATATGCGCTTTTGCTTGGGTGCGGCTGAAAAGTTAAATGTCGGTGGTGTGATCATAAACGACACTTCAGCTTTTAGAGTGGACGCTATGCCTTACGGTGGTGTGAAAAAGAGTGGTACGGGCAAAGAAGGTCCCCGTTATGCGATGGAAGATATGATGACGGAAAGATTAGTCGTGCTGCGTTAA
- a CDS encoding AEC family transporter — protein MIAPVVPIFFIFFIGFLVQRKCSWDITPFSRLALTVFLPFLVFRSFYTYGLPLSSFYYAIYLIGVIGACLLLVVFVSWLQRLSKEQTCGMMLSSAFSNNGNYGIPLVLFAFGGEAEVVAVLLMVMQQVLMHTVGFYIAAVGGQASKQINGWHLLKMPILHGALAGLVLHWFTIKIPQPIEQAIQSLADAAVPLMMMILGMQLGSMIMRKLEWPRLGLTVTIKLVIAPLVATFLVYWMPVTLLEKQVMIILAATPAAANTTLYALQYHTDPGHVSAATFFSTLLSLFTIPLVLSILL, from the coding sequence GTGATCGCTCCGGTCGTGCCTATCTTTTTCATCTTTTTCATCGGTTTTTTAGTGCAAAGAAAATGCTCTTGGGATATCACCCCTTTTTCACGCCTTGCCCTAACTGTATTTCTGCCTTTCCTAGTGTTTCGTAGCTTTTATACGTATGGATTGCCACTTTCATCATTTTATTATGCAATTTATCTTATCGGCGTTATCGGAGCTTGTCTGTTGCTCGTTGTTTTTGTTTCCTGGCTACAAAGATTATCGAAAGAGCAAACGTGTGGCATGATGCTGTCGTCGGCATTCAGCAATAATGGAAACTACGGTATTCCGCTCGTTTTGTTTGCTTTTGGCGGTGAGGCTGAAGTCGTTGCTGTGCTGCTTATGGTCATGCAACAGGTCCTTATGCACACAGTAGGATTTTACATCGCTGCAGTGGGAGGGCAAGCATCTAAACAGATAAATGGTTGGCATCTTCTCAAAATGCCGATATTACACGGTGCTTTAGCGGGTTTAGTGCTCCATTGGTTTACGATCAAAATCCCTCAACCAATAGAGCAGGCGATCCAATCATTAGCTGATGCAGCTGTGCCATTAATGATGATGATTTTAGGTATGCAACTTGGATCAATGATAATGCGAAAGTTGGAATGGCCGCGCCTCGGACTAACGGTTACGATTAAACTGGTCATTGCTCCGCTTGTAGCAACCTTTCTTGTATACTGGATGCCAGTAACCCTTTTGGAAAAGCAAGTCATGATCATCTTAGCGGCAACCCCGGCAGCTGCGAATACAACGTTGTATGCTTTGCAGTATCATACGGATCCTGGTCACGTGTCGGCAGCAACATTTTTTTCAACGCTGTTAAGTTTGTTTACAATTCCTTTAGTGCTGTCCATTCTGCTCTAA
- a CDS encoding Gfo/Idh/MocA family protein, with amino-acid sequence MLEMNSNFFRSNFKSAYLPQEDRHIFKDLAPQYKFVIIGAGMIGMEHIEVTMLEGRATIHGIYDVDKRSMAHTKKQFEDTYEGHTLHCYSSLQEACHDPHVDALIICTPNYTHIDIVREAVQSGKHIMLEKPMATTLADAIEIRELAASYSGVFQIGLQYRHKAIYSEAIHEALERRAIGDVKTISIVEHRLPFLDKVRQWNKFSKYSGGTLVEKACHYFDLLNLFAQARPKTVYATGGQAVNFKEYSYDQQASDVLDHAQVTVVYENDIHTSFNLCMFAPMFYEEITLCGNQGRLKAYENSDFLPAERPETYLEVLSGEHQASRISTPCYPKVIQSSGHHGGTYYEHKYFIDNIEGRKTTTATVDEGFWSIVVGLAAEESIRTNQAISIEAFLADHCVSVSDK; translated from the coding sequence ATGTTAGAAATGAATAGCAACTTCTTTAGAAGCAACTTTAAATCAGCATACCTTCCACAAGAAGATCGGCATATTTTTAAAGATCTTGCACCTCAATACAAATTTGTTATTATTGGTGCAGGTATGATTGGCATGGAACACATTGAAGTCACAATGCTGGAAGGGCGTGCAACCATTCACGGCATCTATGACGTGGACAAGCGCAGCATGGCTCACACAAAAAAACAGTTTGAGGACACGTATGAAGGGCACACGTTACATTGCTATTCTTCTCTTCAAGAAGCCTGCCATGACCCTCATGTTGATGCGCTCATTATTTGCACGCCAAACTATACACATATTGATATTGTGAGGGAAGCGGTGCAATCAGGAAAGCACATCATGCTGGAAAAGCCTATGGCAACAACACTCGCTGATGCCATTGAAATCCGCGAACTAGCTGCTTCTTATTCCGGCGTGTTTCAAATTGGCCTGCAGTACCGTCACAAAGCGATTTACAGCGAAGCGATTCATGAAGCTCTTGAACGCCGAGCCATTGGTGACGTTAAGACGATTTCAATTGTCGAGCACCGCCTCCCGTTCCTAGACAAGGTCCGCCAATGGAATAAGTTTTCAAAATACTCAGGAGGCACTCTCGTCGAAAAAGCATGTCACTACTTTGATCTGCTTAACTTATTCGCCCAAGCGCGTCCTAAAACGGTGTACGCAACAGGCGGTCAAGCGGTTAATTTTAAGGAATATTCGTACGATCAACAAGCTTCCGATGTGCTCGATCATGCACAGGTGACTGTTGTATATGAAAATGATATCCATACATCCTTTAACCTCTGTATGTTTGCCCCAATGTTTTATGAAGAAATAACCTTGTGCGGAAATCAAGGACGTTTAAAAGCATATGAAAACAGCGATTTTCTGCCCGCTGAAAGACCTGAGACCTACCTTGAAGTTCTTAGTGGAGAGCACCAAGCGAGCCGCATTTCCACACCATGCTATCCAAAAGTCATTCAAAGCAGCGGTCACCATGGAGGAACGTATTACGAACATAAATACTTTATCGACAACATTGAAGGGCGCAAGACTACGACCGCCACGGTGGATGAAGGCTTCTGGTCGATTGTCGTTGGCTTGGCAGCCGAAGAATCGATTCGAACCAACCAGGCCATTTCCATCGAAGCATTTTTAGCTGACCATTGTGTTTCCGTCTCGGACAAGTAA